Part of the Natrialbaceae archaeon AArc-T1-2 genome, CGACGCTGACGAACGCGTCGGGAACGCTCGAGCCGGCGGCGACGACGACCATTCCCCACAGGAACGTCGGGGTGTCGAAGACCGAACCGAATCCGATCGCGGCCCGCACGAGCGCCTCGACGCCGACGACGATGAGTGCGAGTCCGGCCGCAAACACCAGCCAGGTCCGGATACCGACGCCGACGCCGGAGGAGCTATCGTGTTCGGTGGTGTCGAGGTACTGCGTGAACACGTAGAGGGCGTACAACGCGATCGGGAACAGTGCGAGCGGACGTGTCACCGTTCCCTGGATCGGACCGTCGCCGCCGACGGGGTTGTAGATGACCGCAAGCGAGAACGTAAGTAAGAGCACGGCCACCGCGAGCATATAAAACAGCGCCTCCTTGTACACCAGGCTGCGACTCGTCTCCATGCTGCCGGCGAGCAACACCACGACGCCAGGGATGACGAGCAGGTTGAACACCGCGGAGCCGACGACGGCCCCGATACCGAGTTCGAACTCGCCGTGGAGCAACGTAGCGAGAAGGACGCTTACCAGCTCGGGCATACTCGAGCCGACAGCTGCGATGACCGCCCCCTGGACGACCCCCGGAACGCCGTACCCCGTCGCGATCCGGTCGGCGGCGTCCTCGAGCCAGATGCTCCCTTTCCAGACGACGACGGTTCCGACGGCGGCCAGCCCGAGGAGCGCGAGGACCCGGATCACGGTTTCTCTTTCGTCCGGCTGATCATAAACGTCGAGTACCGGGTCAGAACTGATCGAGCCCCGTCTGTTCGGCCGACGCGAGGACGTCCTCGCAAGTCGACCACGACTCGCGGGCGATCGGCGGCAATCGGCCGTGGTCAGCGACGTAAGACTCGAGAAACGCTCGCGTCCTCGAGTCGCCGGGGTAGCCGCTGCCGACGTCGCCGTACTCCGAAGCGAGGTTGGCGACGTGGGCGTCGCGTTCGACTTTCGCAATCACGCTCGCCGCAGCGACGACCGGGTCGTCGTCGTCCGCACCGTGGGCGGCCTCGACTTCGAGGCTTACGTCGACCGTACAGGCATCTGCGACTCGGCGGGCGAAGCGGTCGGCGTCGGTGTCGCACGCGTCACAGCGACCCCACACGTCCGCGAAGTCGATCGACCCGTCCCCGTCACCGAGTGCTGTCTCGATCGCCGTCGCGTGGGCGGCGACCGCGAGCCCGTTCATGTCCGTCGCTGGATCGTCGATCCGTTCGACCGGCACCTCGGCGACACCGACGGCGATCCGGTCGTCCGTCCGAAGCCGTGTCGTGAGTTCCTCGCGTCGCGTCGCCGAGAGTCGTTTCGAGTCGGCGACTCCGTCGGGCAAGCGTGTCGGATCCTCGAGACAGACCGCAGCCGCAAACATCGATCCGAGCACCGGTCCTTTTCCCGCCTCGTCGACACCGAACCTGGCCATGCGCTCGAGTTGTGTCGGCCCGGATCAAAGCGGTTGTGTTCCCTGCCCCTGTCTCGTCGAACCGCGACCGAAACGAGTGGGCCGTACGTGGCCGGGCTGACGGCTACCGGCCGAGGACGCGGAGACGAAGCCATCCGAGCAGTCCGGATGGTGGTGTGTCGTCCGCTTCGCCGTACTCCTCGTACAGATAGGCAACGATGTCGTCGCTCTCGGGAAGGCCATCGACGCCGTTCGTCCGATCGACGAGGACGGGAACCTCGTACTGTCCGCTCGCCTCGTAGACGTCCGTCCGGTCGCGTTTCGAGGCCGGAACGTCGTATGACTCGTAGTCGAGGTCGAGGTCGGTGAGTGCCCAGCGCACCTTCGCACAGTACGGACAACCGCCGAGCTCGTACAGTTCGAGATCGGGCCTGGTCATGTATAGTATAGTGGCGACTGCGAAACGAATCTGTTCCGGTTACTCGCCGCGGTCGTCCCGGAAGAACGCTTCGCGTTCGAACGGCTCGTCTTCCCCTTCGACGCCGACGACGTCGAG contains:
- a CDS encoding sodium:calcium antiporter, whose protein sequence is MIRVLALLGLAAVGTVVVWKGSIWLEDAADRIATGYGVPGVVQGAVIAAVGSSMPELVSVLLATLLHGEFELGIGAVVGSAVFNLLVIPGVVVLLAGSMETSRSLVYKEALFYMLAVAVLLLTFSLAVIYNPVGGDGPIQGTVTRPLALFPIALYALYVFTQYLDTTEHDSSSGVGVGIRTWLVFAAGLALIVVGVEALVRAAIGFGSVFDTPTFLWGMVVVAAGSSVPDAFVSVAAARAGRHDVSLANVLGSNTFDLLVAVPLGVVVAGALTITFEHVVPMMGFLVLATVVFFAVARTEMLLSRREATLLLALYGLFVVWILAESIGATTVVPT
- the rnhB gene encoding ribonuclease HII, producing the protein MARFGVDEAGKGPVLGSMFAAAVCLEDPTRLPDGVADSKRLSATRREELTTRLRTDDRIAVGVAEVPVERIDDPATDMNGLAVAAHATAIETALGDGDGSIDFADVWGRCDACDTDADRFARRVADACTVDVSLEVEAAHGADDDDPVVAAASVIAKVERDAHVANLASEYGDVGSGYPGDSRTRAFLESYVADHGRLPPIARESWSTCEDVLASAEQTGLDQF
- a CDS encoding glutathione S-transferase N-terminal domain-containing protein; its protein translation is MTRPDLELYELGGCPYCAKVRWALTDLDLDYESYDVPASKRDRTDVYEASGQYEVPVLVDRTNGVDGLPESDDIVAYLYEEYGEADDTPPSGLLGWLRLRVLGR